A region of the Ranitomeya imitator isolate aRanImi1 chromosome 5, aRanImi1.pri, whole genome shotgun sequence genome:
tgaaggtaacttCAGACCTTGTCAAGAGTTGAGATATTTCACGTTGCGTTAAAATTGGTAATTTGAGAACAAGGCCAGTATATGACCTCAGTGGGCAATACATGATGGTCACCTCTTCAGGCTCTGAATCAGTCATAACACAGTATTTTATCTTTTATTTCCTGGAGTAATTGCTTACAGTAAATGGGTTTTATGTATCTCGTTTGCATAAAGTAGGTGATATGAATCTTCACAATTACCTTGTCTGAAGTGTCTGAAGACCTCCCATACCTCCCATGCCACTAATGGCTCCACCTGTGTACATGCTACTAGTGGTCATCCAGAAGTTGGTCACCAGCATATTAGCAAAGACTGACACCCCGATTATGGAACAAAGACCTTCAACAGACAAAAATGAAAAAGACAACATTAATAACTATAATTAATAACAAGGTTACATCACTACTTGGTGATAAAAATGGAAAAATCTAATGCAAGGAAACAAACAAAAGCTTAGTAGAAAGATGCCAACATTTATGTCAACTGCTTTACATGGAGACAAAATTGTGATTTGGGAAATAATTTTTTGTACTGTAATCAAAATCTTGTATACAGTTTTCCAACTCTATATGCCATATATGTTAGAATAATAATATAGAATAATAAAAAGCTCCTCAAttggatgtattaaaaaaaatgttcttgtCCCAAGATAATCTTGTAATTGtaaccctgctgtgtactgtggaaTGGCTGTGTCTCAAcgtgtctgatcataccacagctcttgggcaggggaagaagcaaaagagtatacacacaggacagcacaggatctccgctgattctttctgtgaggtaaaaaatTCCTAAACTGTTAGGGAAATGTTTTTCCTGACAGAAACCAGCAGGactgatcccgtgctgtaatgcctgtatgctcttttgcttcctcccctgcccagaaaaGAATCATAAAGGTAAAGAAGATTAACAATTCTAGGTGAGGTAAGAGGCTTCAAGACTTTAGGCATGGTCACTTAATCAGCAGACCACATAGAGCACCAGAGAAGTGACCTCACAGGGAATCAGATAAATTTTGACGaaggctttaaagggacactgtcaccagaatttggagggaacaatcttcagccatggaggcggggtttttgggtgtttgattcaccctttccttatccgctggctgcatgctggctgcaatattggattgaagttcattctgtgtcctccatagtacacgcctgcacaaggcaatcttgccttgtgcaggcatatactacggaggacagagaatgaacttcaatccaatattgcagccagcacgcagccagcgggtaacgacagggtgaatcaaacacccgaaaaccccgcctccatggctgaagattgttccctccaaattcaggtgacagtgtccctttaaataccaGCACTTTGGATATAGTCAGACTCGAAATGGATAATGTGACACATTTTACTACTACTCCGACTCTAGAGTGATGGAGAGAGACCAAAGAAATGGTTAGGACACATCTCTTCAGACTTTGCGCCATGGTCGTAACTTGAAGTTGCTGGGCCTCAATGCAAAAGATTGCAATGTGGACCTCTAGGTCCATGTGCTATTTATAATAATGATGTCTTCTTATGCGATAACAGGGCCCAGATGCATCTTCTACCTCTGCACCTCTTCTTGCTCCACATTTCATTGTGCACATCAATGTTATAAATTGCAACAACCAGATACCTTAAGATCTATTTAGTCTTCCATGGAAGATCAGATCAATCACAATTACTGTAAGGATCAGTTAGTTGCATGGATTCCCTTGGCGGGAACATTTTATCAGTAGTTTTTCCATGGTAAAAATGTTGTAAAATTACAAATCCAGGCATTATCGGTTACAATCAGTAAATTTAATTTAGATAGTCAATGCTTCTTCTCCTCCCTCATGGCTCTTCAACACGCTATCCACTGTGATGAAAGAAACCCCAGCTCAAATCTATTTTCTTCAAAGCAACACAAATGGCCAACACAGTAAGGTATCAGATTACAAGTCTTTTGATACTCCATAAGAGGGGAGGGATGATGAACAATCAGCATGGTGaggattcacagccacactgctcaATACTGCTTCGTAATGTTTTGCATGCGGCttctgtctgtgtgttacataaagATAGAAGTGCAGGAATCTATCTCCATGTGTGATGTGTATAGGAGACATAATTGCAGGTACTCTCCACACAGAAAGTTTGACAGGACAGAAAATAGGAGTTAGATTTTGTAGAAGATAAAACAGCTGAAAAATACAGAATACAAGTTATGGATCTATCCCACATGTACACACATAAGATatcttattttaaaaaaataattaaaataaaacttCACTTAACTCAACCTCCACAGGtccaatgctgagcctctgctgctgctcCTGGTATCTGGTATTATCTGCAGCATTGACATCATTAAGGTAGTGCGCAGCCAATCAGTGATTTCAGCAGCTCTTTGGCGTAGATGAATCGTCCCATGCAGAGCCACTGAGCTTACTGATTGGCTGCTGCGCTGTCAACAGAACATCAGCGCTGCCGCCAATATCAGATACAGAGAACAACAGCAGAGACTTAGCGTTGGACCCAGAAAAGGTGAGTAaagcgcaatttatttatttattaaaaaacacTGCACCCTAGGAGCACTGTTTTATGAAAATAAACAACTCCATTAAGTCTATTTcagtattagtttttttttttttaaagataaaagAGAAAGAAAACAGCCTTCTCACCTGCAACAATGAACATTACTCCGGATGTCAGGGTGATATTGGCTTTGGCAGCGTCTTCCATGCTTCCAATTCGGATACATTTCAAGGCAAAGATGGAAATGAGTAAACCAATTGCTCCTAGTACAATTCCTACAATCATCAAGGCTCTGACTGCCTGGAACATAGCTAAAAAGAGAAAGACATCGGGATCAGTTACAGTTTTTTTTGGAGAAGTTTATGCTATAAGATGACTACTTTATAGATTCCAGAATCTCAGGACACTTGATCAAAAGCCAGGCGGTGAAAAGACTTGGTAGAACAAATGAACATgaagctgggccctactctaccatCTATTCTCTAGGTCCttgtctcctttttttgggggggttcctaGTTAACGGCACCAACATTCCATTAACTGCAGCTCactttaattaataataataataataataattttatttctatagcgccaacatattccgcagcgctttacaaattattgaggggacttgtacagaaaatagacattacaacataacagaaatcacagttcaaaatagatgaaTTCTCACTTTGGGTAAATGTTACCCTGATAATTATCCCATGGTCTCAAGTCATTGTTAATGTAGATTGTTTAGGTAAAATAAAACCTTGTTATTCCCAATTTATATGTGAATATTGTATACATATATGTACAAATATATAGAAATATTCTTTATGCAACTACCCCAACATTTTATCCTAGTAATTTTTccctttctgtaattttttttagtTTAGTTTCTAACACTTAGAACAAAAATACATTTTAATTTTGAATCATAGAATATTCAGTTATGTCCATAGACAATTAGTAATTTAGATGCAGTCTGGAAATACAAATTGAAAAGCAATAGGTTTCAAATATTTAAATTAGAgggcaaatttattttttttctttttctatctgACTTTTTTATAGTCTGCAATACAATTAATTTCTACAACCTAAATTTCCTTTGTGAGAGAATATAGCAAAGCTGCATGGCCAGTAAACTGTACAGCGGGATGCATATGGTTCTGGAGTTGTAGCTTGGTTTTCTTTATTCATGTGAAAATTCAGACAACCAGGGAATATGCTCCATCGAACTCCACTAAAGCTGTGCCCAAATGCAGACCTCCAAATACATCTTATGTCACATTTGCCTTTATTAATAGGGGTTGTTCCACCTTTAagtatgatatttttttttataaaacattaaaatgAACAATGTTTGGCATTAACAATCTGTTAAAAAAAGATTTGATGAGGAGTACGACATTATTGGTGTTCAAAGTGTATAGTATTGTACTTTTCCAACTACTGAGCTAAGTTCTGATGGCGACATATGCTCCGTCAGTCTCCACTTCTCTACACAGAGATCCTGAGTTTCCAACAGAGCAGTAAGTAGAAATAGCAATAAATTTCCCTCCTGTTTGTCAAGGAAAAAGCAGAATCTCTGCAGTAACATAGCAGTATAGCTCAAAAAAGGCTCTTTCAGCAGGTGAGGTAACAAGgctgccagaaggggaaggagaTTGATTAGAAACAGATTAACACAGATTAACAGCAGCACCAAATAGGGAGATAGAAAAAAAGTGAATtttaacttaggctactttcacactaggttccgacgctagcagtgaatgcgccgcacaacggaggtagcagatgcatttttcctgcgcatccgctgccccattgtaaggtgaggggaggtgggggcggagttccggccgcgcatgcgcagtcggaaaaagcggtccatcggcagcaaaaaacattacatgtaacgttttttgctcccggcagtccgccacaacacagcgcaaccgtcacacgacggttgcgatgtgtgtcaatgcgtcgcaatgcgtcgctaatgttaatctatggggcaaaaacgcatcctgcaaacatctttgcaggatgcgttttttcccataaacgacgcattgcgacatattgcaaaaaacgctagtgtgaaagtagccttagtgatggagccaaatttttgaaatctgaccagtgtcactttctgtggtaataactctgcaacacttcaacaaatcccagtgattttgagaatgtttttttgtgacacattatactttatgacaatggtaaatttaggtcaatatgttttgtgtttatttataaaaaaatatcaaaaatttgagaaaaatgttaaaaaattagtaaTTTTCAAAATTTGATAGTCAAACCACAGAAATAcactaataaataacattccccacacgtctgctttacatcagcaccatttgtaaaatgttattttattttgttagcatttcaggaggtttaaaaatgtagcagcaatttttcattttttcaaggaaatttaaaacatttattttttttagggaactatccatgtttgaagtgactttaggggtctcgtatattgggaaacccccaaacgtgataccattttaaaaacagcacaacctgacatattgaaaactgctgtcaggtagattattaacccttcaggtgctttacaggaattaatgcaaagtgacatgacagaaatgaaaatgtgtatttttaccacctaaatgtctctaactactgaacaggttacaacagccgtcagactctgaggccgctatttggtcatgaattgccatggcaaatatcaggaccacacaatcatgatctgagggcaccaattgggataaagaggaagcccccacactctgttaaccatttatatgatgtagtcactattgacaggagcatctaaggggttaaacagatatggatggtgcaaGCACTgtttgtggctgatacagcaagttgtcagctatagtgtacagtggacagctgctggattgtcacctgtatggggaggctattctctattggctgtcattaaagggttaaatactatttttttttttttattcaacaaaCACACTATAAATCAAGTTAAAACAACGTTTGACAGCATTTTAAgactttttgcaaaaaaaaaaatcatgggatAATGCCTTTAAAACATGTCAAATTTGAACTCTTTATTATATATATGCTTGAGGTTTTATTGGCTTGTTATGTCTAGTCTGTATTATTTAAACACCAACACGTGTAAATGACTAAACCAGAAGTATTTTGCTACACTGTAATTTCACCTTATTACTTATATACCTTTATATAACACATTAAAGCAATTGTCCGCCATTCCTGTGAAAATATAAGTGCATTTGTGTAACAACCGACTAATCATTCCTATCACAGTTCTCGTTTTCACGGGCAGGGTGTGGACAGCGTTGACATTATTCATACGTCTGATAAGGACCAGAACACCTGAATCACTGGCGATAAGATGTGTTCTGCTTTGCCGAACAAAAGAGCAAATTCACAACAAGGGTGCTATTGTTTAACAGCATCTGgaaaccagtaaaaaaaaaaataccattttATTTCCTAATTTGAATAATGAGCAAGTTTCCATATTTTTATGCATTATTCCTTAAGTACATTTGTGCTTTTACAGTCACCTCGAATTCTACTCCGATGTCAGTTTTTAGACGTGAAAAAGTGTTTGTCAACTTCATCGTCTCAGCTCAAACGGTGAAAACTCTTCACCACCATACTTAGCACATATGAATATGACAAAACTGCAAATCCACGGAGATTAAACATGTTTTATAATAAAAATAACCGTCTCAAAAACAACACTTAGATCAATTCTGTTTGAAATCTTGAAAAAATGTATGTGAAAATATTCTGTCAACATCTCTTCAATCCTAAAATATATTTCGGTACATTTTATATCATTGACTCTCTCACTgtcgaaagaaaaaaaacaataaaaaaaatctacaaCCATAAtcaaaaatatgttgaaaaaaaatgTAGACCTGGTAATCCGAGGATGGTAAAGTAGGGTCGACACTCCGTGAATCCAGAGCTCTCTCGTACACAGCTTCTCCATAGTCCCTGGTACTGAAAGACTGCAGTCACTGGGTTATCGTAGAGGTCCTGTGTGCTCCACATATCAAGACCTGTGGCTGCAATGATGCCAGCAAACCCTAGGGCTGAGACTACGAAGCCCATCGTTTGGCACATGGTGACCGACATGGTTGAGAGATGTTGAAGGTCCAAGCTGGTTCTGTCTGCTTCTTCTGATATGCTGCACTCCTATTCTGAAGGACAATTGTAACCTCCTCTCTCTGCCACCTGCCTTGTTTGCTTAATATGTTTTCATAAGATATCGCAGTTTCACCCTCATCGTGGGTAGTGTGTGGTTGAGTTTCACATGACACAATGCAGCGGGCTACAAGGTTTTGGCATCATGTTAGGAGCCATCGTCATGGTTTCTATTTTTGATCGAAACCTCTTATGCTTTTTGTTGGATGACTATATACAGAAATTTTTTTTGAGTTCACAACTGTTTCAAATTCAGTATCATTGTGTTCATATTTGCAATTAAGCTTATGGCAAAGTTGATTGTTGAATAGAATGGAGTGGATGGAATCTGAGAGATCCCATTACAAGTCAGTGTGTGTTGACCATAGATGGTATTTATAATTCAATGGATCCAATTCTACGTCATGCTATAAATTGACACCATTAAGTATCAGATTTTCAACTGACAAACAAAAATTCTGAATATCCCAACTTTATGCCATTACGGACTTATCTTGGTCTGCTACCCCATTGATATTTAAAATAGAGTTAATCTAAAATGGACTTCCTCAATATTCCTTACATTATTTTGTTTCTGTTCACCTAACTATTGGTCACCATGCTTGAAATATGCTCTTAAAGGTAAGCTAACTCGGCATGCCACTGTATGGCCATATAATATAAAATATGTCAGCCACTGACTGCCATTTAACAGCCATGTCTGCTATTTAGGTGGCATATGGAAATCTATGGTCATGTTAAGCATACATGTTGAAGGCATTTTCCATTGTATACAGTATGGTTAACATATGGCTTAAAGAAGTTTTCCCAACATAGCCAGTTATCTACTaactatagcagtgttccccaactccggtcctcaagagccaccaacaggtcatgttttctggatttccttagtattgctcaggtgataattgcattacccggacaggcaagaattccatcacctgtgcaatactaaggagatcctgaaaacatgacctgttggtggctcttgaggaccgaatttTATGGAGCACTGACCTATAGGATAGCGGATATCTTTCTGATCAATGGAAGTTTGACCAGCGGGAACTTCAGTTTATAAAGAGCCCTGCCTAAATGGAACAGAAGTTGAGTATGCACATCTATGGGACTGCCGGACATAGCTGAGCCCTTTTTAGACAAATAAGGGAACAGAGGTGAGCATGCTTGACTTTTGCTGAGGTCATCACCACAGTGATCAGTAGGCCATTCCTAATCCTAAAAGGATAACTTATAATCTGAGGAAAAACCCTTTAAATTATATGGATCTAGTTTTAAACAATACCTTTACATTGGTAATAATTATCATATGTGATCCCTCTTCAGGTGATCTTTGAATCATGATAGTTAGGAATGTCTCAGAAACACTGTTCAACAAAAGTATCGAATGTCCAGTGGCAGCCTTTTATGGCAACCATTACAGGGCCTAAAGCGGTCCCTTTAACCCACTTTCCACAACATTTAGAGGGTCTGTTTACttaatctttatttaaaaaaatgtgttgggAGCATTATTTTGTGGCACTTACAAAATTATAAGGTTCTTATAGACTCTCCTCCTGCACTTGTAACTGGAGCCTTTATCCAGACTGTACAGCTCTccagtccatacaatggctgctggtggaggagcatgtgaccagacctgtcgatCAGTCTCCTCCAATTGAACAATATTGCTCATTAAATGCAATGGAAAGACACTGATGGACAAGTCTGGTCACATGATACTCCTCCACTGGCAGCCATTTTGAGAACAGTAGACCTGGGAGTCTGTGATGAAGGCTACAGTAACAAAAGCAGTAGAAGAATCTATAATAATTATATATTAGTAAGTCCTACAAAATCATGTCCCAAACACATTTGTTATGATAAAGATAAAATGGACAACACCTTTGATTACTATATTATTATGCAGTCATATTGCATAGATTATCACAGAATATTCACAGAAATATCACAAAAATTTTTTAGACATAAAACGCAAAACATAACAATGAAGAGTTTTGAGTATCTGGGTATGTGGAATATTAGAGGGTAATTCTATTAACACTGAAAGGAGTGACACTAATGGATATTTCCCAGCCCTTACTTACTGTATGTAGAAGGA
Encoded here:
- the CLDN18 gene encoding claudin-18 isoform X1 codes for the protein MSVTMCQTMGFVVSALGFAGIIAATGLDMWSTQDLYDNPVTAVFQYQGLWRSCVRESSGFTECRPYFTILGLPAMFQAVRALMIVGIVLGAIGLLISIFALKCIRIGSMEDAAKANITLTSGVMFIVAGLCSIIGVSVFANMLVTNFWMTTSSMYTGGAISGMGGMGGLQTLQTRYTFGSALFVGWVAGGVTLIGGVMMCIACRGLMPEETKYKGVSYHVSAKSAGYKTSVYEDKSKKSIYNESRRSEDGKSYPSKYDYV